One genomic window of Prochlorococcus sp. MIT 0801 includes the following:
- a CDS encoding HAMP domain-containing sensor histidine kinase — MSTPLVTIQALQKRMAMGVPHATSSESAVRRMWWAALDTLQSDILLPMNLTRGLWLSSPLPALYEPKLLKKFQGWVWAPKDLLNISNPSIGMLPPSQSASVDFHNDSSCYERLSLLEEDGNDPLLIVITPEIQIALALEGKSHERKLLMRSDPETLSDLLTLLDNRLNTENVDQANNLRNALEELGQLKTNDDLSKVFWPLLSQRLADIAPSLNIQTLPDNLIIDQKSTEKNSEISLLEALTHEIRTPLATIRTLIRSLLRKQDLPKVVETRLKQIDIECTEQIDRFGLIFNAVELERSKPKQTNLALTDLGKMLTMLSPVWKSQLERKSLTLILDITPDLPKVLSDSEGLELMLTGLIDRNSRGLQAGGELTLKLRPAGQRLKLQILTQLSANTHSGLKESVSNEEIGPVLSWNPATGNLQLSQAATQRLLKSLGGRLTNRRDSGMTIFFPVSESKEFDF, encoded by the coding sequence GTGAGCACGCCTCTAGTAACTATCCAAGCTTTACAAAAAAGAATGGCTATGGGTGTTCCTCATGCCACAAGCAGTGAATCCGCAGTAAGAAGAATGTGGTGGGCAGCTCTTGACACTCTTCAGTCGGATATTTTGTTGCCAATGAACCTTACGAGAGGTTTATGGTTGTCTTCACCTTTGCCTGCGCTTTACGAACCTAAATTACTTAAGAAATTTCAAGGATGGGTGTGGGCTCCTAAGGACTTGTTAAACATTTCAAATCCTTCTATTGGGATGTTGCCTCCCAGTCAATCGGCCTCAGTGGATTTTCATAATGATTCTTCTTGCTATGAGCGTTTGTCTCTTCTTGAGGAAGATGGGAATGATCCATTACTAATAGTTATTACACCTGAAATTCAAATAGCTTTGGCTTTGGAAGGTAAATCTCATGAGAGAAAATTATTAATGCGAAGTGATCCCGAGACTTTAAGTGATCTTTTGACACTACTTGATAATAGATTGAATACTGAAAATGTTGACCAAGCAAATAATCTGCGAAATGCACTTGAAGAGTTGGGACAGCTGAAAACAAATGATGATTTATCTAAAGTATTTTGGCCTCTATTATCTCAACGACTCGCAGATATTGCACCAAGTCTAAATATTCAAACTTTGCCAGATAATTTAATTATTGATCAGAAATCTACTGAAAAAAATAGTGAAATTTCCTTACTAGAGGCTTTAACACATGAAATAAGAACTCCTTTGGCGACAATAAGAACTTTAATCAGATCTCTTTTAAGAAAGCAAGATTTACCTAAAGTCGTTGAAACACGTTTGAAGCAAATAGATATTGAATGTACGGAACAAATTGATCGTTTTGGTTTAATTTTTAATGCAGTGGAGCTAGAGAGAAGCAAGCCTAAACAAACAAATTTAGCTTTAACCGATTTGGGGAAAATGCTAACAATGCTATCTCCAGTTTGGAAAAGTCAGTTAGAACGAAAAAGTTTGACACTTATTCTTGATATCACACCGGATTTACCCAAAGTTTTGAGTGACTCAGAAGGACTTGAATTAATGTTGACAGGTCTTATTGACAGGAACAGTCGTGGATTACAAGCGGGTGGAGAATTAACTTTGAAATTAAGGCCGGCTGGGCAGAGGCTAAAACTTCAAATTTTAACTCAACTTTCAGCTAATACTCATTCTGGACTAAAAGAAAGTGTTTCCAATGAAGAAATTGGACCAGTACTTAGTTGGAATCCAGCTACGGGTAATCTGCAACTCAGTCAGGCTGCAACTCAAAGACTTTTGAAAAGCCTTGGTGGACGTCTTACTAATAGGCGAGATAGTGGAATGACAATATTTTTTCCTGTTTCTGAATCAAAAGAATTTGATTTTTAA
- the rodA gene encoding rod shape-determining protein RodA, which translates to MMGFGRNKISSFKIVRNKRNWKNIDLVIWVVPFILVHLSCLLIASTQRNLGITDWYQHAIIAYIGYLVVYFLAQFPLQDLRKYILTIYFLTISILLYVNFSGTSALGAKRWLSFAGLYIQPSEFAKLTLILVLASILDRKRFSDLSHLIKPLLVSFLPWILVFIQPDLGTSLVFGAILLGMLYWAGMPFEWAFIILATLITGLLAYSYQIGLFIWIPIIGFLSYKSLQNQKKLLTLFVVFFHLFIAKISSWMWESVLRDYQRDRLILFLNPSQDPLGGGYHMLQSKIGIGSGGLFGSGLMQGQLTKLKFIPEQHTDFIFSALGEETGFLGTLLVLFLFFTLILRLIKVAIEARTDFESLLVIGITSMFIFQIMVNIFMTIGLGPVTGIPLPFMSYGRTALFVNFISLGFCLSVSRRGQSIKRNL; encoded by the coding sequence ATGATGGGTTTTGGTCGAAATAAAATATCTTCTTTTAAAATAGTTAGAAACAAAAGAAATTGGAAAAATATTGATTTAGTAATTTGGGTTGTCCCCTTTATTTTAGTACATTTGTCTTGTTTGTTAATTGCAAGTACTCAAAGAAATCTTGGGATTACAGATTGGTATCAACATGCAATTATTGCTTATATAGGGTATTTGGTTGTTTATTTTTTAGCTCAGTTCCCTTTGCAAGATCTTCGAAAATATATTTTAACAATATATTTTTTGACTATTTCAATACTTTTATATGTGAATTTTAGTGGGACTTCTGCCTTGGGAGCAAAAAGATGGTTGAGCTTTGCTGGCTTGTATATTCAACCCTCTGAGTTTGCAAAATTAACCTTAATACTTGTCTTGGCTTCTATCTTAGATCGAAAAAGGTTTTCTGATTTGTCTCATTTAATTAAACCTTTATTAGTTTCCTTTTTGCCTTGGATTTTGGTTTTTATACAACCTGATCTTGGAACATCTCTTGTCTTTGGAGCAATACTTCTTGGAATGTTGTATTGGGCTGGGATGCCATTTGAGTGGGCGTTTATTATTTTGGCTACTTTGATTACGGGATTACTTGCATACTCATATCAAATTGGACTTTTTATTTGGATTCCAATCATTGGTTTTTTGTCGTATAAGTCTCTGCAAAATCAAAAAAAATTACTCACTTTATTCGTTGTCTTTTTTCATTTATTCATAGCGAAAATCTCTTCTTGGATGTGGGAATCTGTTTTAAGAGATTACCAAAGAGATCGACTAATCCTTTTTCTTAATCCTAGCCAAGATCCTTTAGGTGGTGGATATCACATGCTTCAAAGCAAAATAGGCATTGGATCTGGAGGATTGTTTGGGTCAGGTCTGATGCAAGGTCAATTAACTAAATTAAAATTCATTCCAGAGCAACATACTGATTTCATTTTTAGTGCTCTTGGAGAAGAGACAGGTTTTTTAGGAACTTTATTGGTCTTATTTTTATTTTTTACTCTAATTTTGCGATTAATAAAAGTAGCTATCGAGGCGCGAACTGATTTTGAATCTTTGCTTGTGATTGGAATAACTTCAATGTTTATCTTTCAAATTATGGTGAATATATTTATGACTATTGGATTAGGTCCTGTGACAGGAATCCCTTTACCTTTTATGAGTTATGGAAGAACTGCCTTATTTGTTAATTTTATAAGTCTTGGCTTTTGTTTATCTGTATCTAGACGAGGTCAGTCAATAAAAAGAAATCTTTGA
- a CDS encoding Mrp/NBP35 family ATP-binding protein, giving the protein MKTNEKVLKAFHSVKDVGSERSIVELGWLEIVSVKPPKIVVRLNLPNFAIAQRGQMADDIRESIKSLEDIEEVQIEIGDSSPSKESPIGQAGHGGQSQGLTAIPKVKNVIAISSGKGGVGKSTVAVNLACALSQKGFKVGLLDADIYGPNTPYMLGVSEITPEVSGSGAEQKIIPIETCGIGMVSMGLLIDQNQPVIWRGPMLNGIIRQFLYQASWGERDFLIVDLPPGTGDAQLSLAQAVPMAGVIIVTTPQNVSLQDSRRGLAMFKQMNIPVLGVIENMTYFIPPDQPQKSYEIFGSGGGSQLAKENNVPLLSQIPIETDTFSGTGKDLPVVHTSRDSITAKVFLELAGTLCNALSVKQ; this is encoded by the coding sequence ATGAAAACCAACGAGAAGGTTTTAAAAGCGTTTCATTCAGTAAAGGATGTAGGAAGTGAACGATCTATTGTTGAACTCGGATGGCTTGAAATAGTTTCAGTAAAGCCACCGAAAATTGTTGTAAGACTAAATCTCCCTAATTTTGCGATAGCTCAAAGAGGTCAAATGGCAGATGATATTAGGGAAAGCATTAAGTCATTGGAAGATATAGAAGAAGTACAAATTGAGATAGGTGATTCATCTCCATCTAAGGAGTCTCCTATTGGTCAAGCCGGTCATGGTGGTCAATCTCAGGGATTAACTGCAATACCAAAAGTGAAAAATGTTATCGCTATAAGTAGTGGTAAAGGTGGTGTTGGAAAAAGTACTGTTGCCGTAAATTTGGCTTGTGCACTAAGTCAAAAAGGTTTTAAGGTTGGCTTGCTTGATGCTGATATTTATGGGCCAAATACGCCGTATATGCTTGGTGTTAGCGAAATAACTCCTGAAGTAAGTGGCTCTGGTGCAGAGCAAAAGATTATTCCCATTGAAACTTGTGGTATTGGAATGGTTTCAATGGGATTATTAATTGATCAAAATCAGCCAGTAATTTGGCGTGGCCCTATGCTTAATGGAATTATTCGACAATTTTTATATCAAGCTTCTTGGGGTGAACGTGATTTCTTAATAGTAGATCTTCCTCCTGGGACCGGAGATGCCCAACTTTCTTTGGCTCAGGCAGTTCCCATGGCAGGTGTGATAATAGTTACAACTCCACAAAATGTATCTCTTCAAGACTCAAGAAGAGGCTTAGCAATGTTTAAACAAATGAATATTCCTGTACTCGGAGTTATAGAAAATATGACCTACTTTATTCCTCCAGATCAGCCACAAAAATCATACGAGATTTTTGGTTCAGGAGGAGGTAGTCAATTAGCTAAAGAGAACAATGTCCCTTTACTCTCTCAGATTCCAATAGAGACTGATACTTTTTCAGGCACAGGTAAGGATCTACCTGTCGTTCATACATCTAGAGATTCAATAACAGCAAAAGTATTCTTAGAACTTGCTGGAACTTTGTGTAATGCATTATCTGTTAAACAGTGA
- the hemF gene encoding oxygen-dependent coproporphyrinogen oxidase, producing MSSSQDNANLPANNSRDRAKKLVLELQDEICTGLETIDGEGKFLEESWERPEGGGGRSRVLKDGKIFEQGGVNFSEVHGNELPPSIISQRPEAKGHSWFATGTSMVLHPKSPYIPTVHLNYRYFEAGPVWWFGGGADLTPFYPYLSDTRHFHSCHKTACDTIDKDLHKVFKPWCDEYFFLKHRNETRGVGGIFYDYQNGSGLLYKGQNANGKASKISKDLGDYSLNWENLFSLAKACGQAFLPSYEPIIKKRKNQSFSTKERDFQLYRRGRYAEFNLVWDRGTIFGLQTNGRTESILMSLPPLARWEYGYKPEENSREALLTDLFTKPQDWFTDKSLEERCLTHQALD from the coding sequence TTGTCCTCCTCACAAGATAACGCCAATTTACCGGCAAACAATTCAAGAGATCGCGCAAAAAAGCTTGTTTTAGAGCTTCAAGATGAAATTTGTACTGGCTTAGAGACTATTGATGGAGAAGGCAAATTCCTAGAAGAATCTTGGGAGAGACCAGAGGGTGGTGGTGGACGCTCAAGAGTCTTGAAAGATGGAAAAATCTTTGAACAAGGAGGGGTAAATTTTTCTGAGGTACATGGCAATGAACTTCCACCCTCAATCATTAGCCAAAGACCAGAAGCAAAAGGTCACTCTTGGTTTGCGACAGGAACATCAATGGTTCTTCACCCCAAAAGTCCATACATACCAACCGTTCATCTTAATTACAGATATTTCGAAGCAGGTCCTGTTTGGTGGTTTGGGGGAGGGGCTGATTTGACACCTTTCTATCCATATCTATCTGACACGCGTCACTTTCACTCATGCCATAAAACTGCATGTGACACAATTGATAAAGATCTACATAAGGTTTTCAAACCTTGGTGTGACGAATATTTCTTTCTAAAACATAGAAATGAGACTAGAGGAGTTGGAGGTATTTTTTATGACTATCAAAATGGATCCGGCTTGCTTTATAAAGGACAAAATGCCAATGGGAAGGCCTCTAAAATCTCAAAAGATCTAGGGGACTATTCTTTGAATTGGGAAAATCTTTTTTCACTTGCCAAAGCATGCGGGCAGGCATTTTTGCCCTCCTATGAGCCAATAATAAAAAAGCGAAAAAATCAAAGCTTTTCAACTAAAGAAAGAGACTTTCAACTTTATAGACGAGGTAGATATGCTGAGTTCAATTTGGTATGGGATAGAGGAACCATCTTTGGATTACAAACGAATGGAAGAACGGAGTCAATATTGATGTCATTACCTCCCTTAGCAAGATGGGAGTATGGATATAAGCCAGAAGAAAATTCACGTGAGGCTCTACTAACAGATTTATTTACTAAGCCTCAAGATTGGTTTACAGATAAATCTTTAGAGGAGAGGTGTTTAACTCATCAAGCATTGGATTAG
- a CDS encoding N-acetylmuramoyl-L-alanine amidase produces MLASLKLIFFLITFYAFSQLYYTRNFNFKENFELIIGEVSNLPATWVGTKDVDKNIPILILAGHADSQGFAGAGTPGEAVDKFGLNPMHPEISDELFWNLKLQKSIVKLGKKKGLNIRSYDPEIRNIDDANDPRTNWSVGKRFAKRGGYAIEIHFDAYGMYGVGSGLIPPFSETPNKIDESIARTFGRFPVLFRGGLGAPRRQIRVLEIGKLEGLLEQNLRNLKTRQKTIKLLATKIVQAFINGII; encoded by the coding sequence GTGTTAGCCAGTTTAAAATTAATATTTTTTTTAATTACCTTTTATGCTTTTTCTCAACTTTATTACACTAGGAATTTTAATTTTAAAGAAAATTTTGAACTAATCATTGGGGAAGTTTCTAATCTTCCTGCAACTTGGGTTGGCACTAAAGATGTAGATAAAAATATCCCTATCTTAATATTAGCTGGCCACGCAGATTCTCAGGGATTTGCTGGTGCTGGCACACCTGGGGAAGCGGTGGATAAGTTTGGTTTGAATCCCATGCATCCAGAAATTAGTGATGAACTTTTTTGGAATTTAAAATTACAAAAATCAATTGTTAAACTTGGTAAAAAAAAAGGTTTAAATATCAGATCTTATGACCCAGAAATAAGAAATATAGATGATGCTAATGATCCGAGAACGAATTGGTCAGTAGGAAAGAGATTCGCTAAACGTGGTGGGTATGCGATTGAGATTCATTTTGATGCATATGGTATGTATGGAGTTGGTTCAGGATTAATCCCTCCTTTTTCTGAGACACCAAATAAAATAGACGAGTCAATCGCCAGAACATTTGGACGGTTCCCTGTTTTATTTAGAGGAGGTTTAGGTGCTCCAAGAAGGCAAATAAGGGTTCTTGAAATTGGGAAATTAGAGGGTTTACTAGAACAAAATCTCAGAAATCTAAAAACTAGGCAAAAAACAATAAAGCTCCTTGCAACTAAAATAGTTCAAGCTTTTATAAATGGAATAATCTAG
- a CDS encoding cofactor assembly of complex C subunit B — MQFAFSSTLFLTILLAIGLGFFLRAASKDRTTIVDVQSPLPPLEVLKGISFWLEERGWKKNGGNVEEKLLIFSGNVASSAFLVIFLSCLGGVGSACLGLVLIQLYPSLSWWPLLLAAIGAPLAGIIYRIKSKREESLEVKLLSSDLSDMSILRIKAHRDELIAIQLELSESLELSSENSLLSSPI, encoded by the coding sequence ATGCAATTTGCATTCTCCTCAACTTTATTTCTCACTATCCTGTTAGCGATAGGCTTGGGATTTTTTTTGCGAGCTGCTAGTAAGGACCGCACAACAATTGTAGATGTTCAGTCTCCTTTGCCTCCTTTGGAAGTTTTGAAAGGCATTAGTTTTTGGTTGGAAGAACGTGGCTGGAAAAAAAATGGAGGCAATGTTGAAGAGAAATTGTTGATCTTTAGTGGCAATGTTGCTTCTAGTGCTTTTTTGGTGATCTTTTTATCTTGCCTAGGAGGAGTGGGGTCAGCCTGCTTAGGTCTTGTTCTAATTCAGCTTTATCCCTCTTTGAGTTGGTGGCCTTTACTACTGGCTGCTATTGGTGCACCTCTAGCTGGAATTATTTATCGTATTAAATCCAAACGAGAGGAATCATTAGAAGTTAAGTTATTAAGTTCAGATTTATCTGATATGAGCATTTTACGAATCAAAGCTCATCGTGATGAGCTGATCGCAATTCAGTTGGAATTATCTGAAAGTCTTGAGCTTAGTAGTGAAAACTCTCTACTTTCTTCTCCTATTTAA
- a CDS encoding ribonuclease D, with protein sequence MPQKLDEPSSFKIFDQDIDNETELALSSSSDLAIDTEAMGLIHGRDRLCLIQICDEFDNVICIRIERNQHSAPHLKSILENKKIEKVFHFARFDVAALASNLNIDVNPIFCTKIASKIGRTYSPRHGLKEVVMETVGVELDKQAQSSDWGKIGDLTQKQLIYAANDVRYLLGAKYKLEEMLKREERWLLAQKCFQCVPVLSELDRRRFTNIFDH encoded by the coding sequence ATGCCACAAAAACTTGATGAACCCTCGAGTTTCAAGATCTTTGATCAAGACATAGATAATGAAACTGAACTTGCTTTAAGCTCATCTTCAGATTTAGCAATTGATACCGAAGCCATGGGATTAATTCATGGTAGAGATCGGCTTTGTTTAATACAAATATGTGATGAATTTGATAATGTTATTTGTATTCGTATAGAACGAAATCAACATTCAGCACCACACTTAAAATCTATTCTTGAGAACAAAAAAATTGAAAAAGTCTTTCATTTTGCAAGATTTGATGTCGCTGCCTTAGCAAGTAATCTAAATATTGATGTTAATCCAATTTTTTGTACAAAAATCGCAAGTAAAATAGGAAGAACTTACAGTCCAAGACATGGATTAAAAGAAGTAGTTATGGAAACTGTTGGAGTGGAATTAGACAAACAAGCTCAAAGCAGTGACTGGGGAAAAATTGGTGATTTAACTCAAAAACAACTTATCTATGCTGCTAATGATGTTAGATATTTACTAGGCGCAAAATACAAACTTGAAGAGATGTTGAAACGTGAAGAAAGATGGTTATTAGCCCAAAAATGTTTCCAATGCGTACCAGTTTTGTCCGAGCTTGATAGAAGAAGATTTACAAATATTTTTGATCATTAG
- a CDS encoding lipid-A-disaccharide synthase-related protein, with product MFLCNGHGEDTIACRVIEALHEMNPNISQEVLPMVGDGKAFSTLVKNGWLAKIGPSTFLPSGGFSNQSFSGLVLDLKAGLLGSLWGQWTLIHRAAKEGRIIVAVGDLLPLLFAWASGANYFFIGTPKSDYTWTSGPRSALSDCYHRLKGTEWDPWEYWLMRSSRCEMVAVRDKITARGLRNHGVKALSPGNPMMDGISKRECPSDFKRYRRLTLLCGSRLPEAYQNFQKLLIAIQFIRIKSSIAVFVPLSSSAMRKKIALILMDLGFKSTYQSIDQHGISEIWKKNSLLILIGVNQFSCWAKWGEVGVANAGTATEQLVGLGIPCVSLPAKGHQFNFNFAKRQSRLLGGSVAIAKGYETLAKQVEFLLNSDFDREIIGLRGAQRMGREGGSHSIALSISNYLSQGS from the coding sequence TTGTTTCTTTGTAATGGACATGGAGAAGACACGATTGCTTGCAGGGTTATAGAAGCTCTCCATGAAATGAATCCAAATATCTCCCAAGAAGTTCTCCCAATGGTTGGAGATGGGAAAGCATTTTCAACGCTTGTAAAAAATGGTTGGCTTGCAAAGATTGGCCCCTCAACATTTTTGCCAAGCGGAGGATTTAGTAATCAGAGTTTTAGTGGTTTGGTTTTAGATTTAAAAGCCGGATTGTTAGGAAGTCTTTGGGGGCAATGGACTTTGATTCATAGAGCAGCCAAAGAAGGAAGAATTATCGTTGCAGTTGGAGATTTATTACCTCTTCTTTTTGCATGGGCTTCTGGGGCGAATTATTTTTTTATTGGCACTCCTAAAAGTGATTACACATGGACCAGTGGGCCAAGATCCGCTTTGAGTGATTGTTACCATCGATTGAAAGGAACTGAGTGGGATCCATGGGAATATTGGTTGATGCGATCTAGTCGTTGCGAGATGGTTGCAGTAAGAGACAAAATCACTGCTAGAGGTTTGAGAAATCATGGCGTAAAGGCACTGTCGCCGGGCAATCCAATGATGGATGGAATTTCTAAAAGAGAATGTCCTAGTGACTTTAAAAGATATAGACGTTTGACTTTGTTATGTGGAAGTCGTTTGCCTGAGGCGTATCAGAATTTTCAAAAACTTTTAATTGCAATTCAGTTTATTCGAATTAAATCTTCCATTGCAGTCTTTGTTCCTTTAAGTTCTTCTGCAATGAGAAAAAAAATAGCTTTAATACTGATGGACTTAGGCTTTAAATCTACTTATCAATCAATAGACCAACATGGGATTTCAGAAATATGGAAAAAAAACTCACTACTTATATTGATTGGCGTTAATCAATTTTCTTGTTGGGCTAAGTGGGGAGAAGTAGGAGTAGCTAATGCAGGTACAGCTACAGAACAATTAGTAGGTTTAGGCATCCCATGCGTGTCCTTGCCAGCAAAAGGACACCAATTTAATTTCAATTTTGCTAAGCGTCAAAGTCGTTTATTAGGAGGTTCGGTGGCTATTGCTAAGGGTTATGAAACTCTCGCAAAACAAGTGGAGTTTTTACTGAACTCTGATTTTGATAGAGAGATTATTGGCTTAAGAGGGGCTCAAAGAATGGGCCGAGAGGGCGGAAGTCACTCCATAGCACTTAGTATTTCGAATTACTTGTCCCAGGGCTCATAG
- a CDS encoding aldo/keto reductase produces MTKKKIGIGFGTWAWGNKLVWGYKAETDNILLKKTFFDAIDGGLDLVDSADSYGTGSLFGQSEKLIGDFLEELPKRKLKKITIATKLAPFPWRIGRNGLNNAFQESNQRLKGNMTRVQLHWSTYRYAPWQEEQLLNGLGDLYEEGLIKEIGLSNTGPKRLIFLFQKLKKRGIKIKSIQMQLSLLTKPSLEDENIKIICDENEIEYLAYSPLGLGILTVPPNQSPKPKTLLRQILFQTILPKTIELRTLLSDIAKKYSASQAQVALNWVRSHGAKPIVGIRNPIQAKDAISALNWSLTKSEKKRLDIHRNACLANMPQNPFTSP; encoded by the coding sequence ATGACTAAAAAAAAAATAGGGATTGGTTTTGGAACTTGGGCGTGGGGAAATAAACTGGTTTGGGGCTACAAAGCTGAAACAGATAATATTTTACTTAAAAAAACTTTTTTTGATGCAATAGATGGAGGATTAGATCTTGTTGACAGTGCAGATTCATATGGCACGGGAAGCTTATTTGGACAAAGCGAAAAGCTGATAGGAGATTTCCTTGAAGAGTTGCCCAAGAGAAAGCTCAAAAAAATTACTATCGCAACAAAGCTTGCTCCCTTTCCATGGAGAATTGGTCGCAATGGTCTAAATAATGCATTCCAAGAAAGTAATCAGCGGTTAAAAGGAAATATGACAAGAGTACAACTTCATTGGAGTACTTATCGCTATGCACCATGGCAAGAAGAACAATTACTAAATGGACTAGGAGATTTATACGAAGAAGGTTTAATTAAAGAAATCGGGCTATCTAATACTGGTCCAAAAAGACTGATTTTTTTATTCCAAAAGCTGAAAAAAAGAGGAATTAAAATTAAGAGTATACAAATGCAACTTTCATTATTAACGAAACCATCTTTAGAAGATGAAAATATAAAAATTATATGTGATGAGAATGAAATTGAATATTTAGCTTATAGTCCATTAGGGCTGGGAATACTAACAGTTCCACCTAATCAATCTCCTAAGCCTAAAACATTGTTACGACAAATTTTATTCCAAACGATACTTCCAAAAACTATAGAATTGAGAACATTACTATCTGATATTGCTAAAAAGTATTCAGCCTCTCAAGCACAAGTTGCCTTGAATTGGGTAAGGTCTCATGGAGCCAAACCAATAGTCGGAATTCGTAATCCAATTCAAGCTAAAGATGCAATTTCTGCACTTAATTGGTCTTTAACTAAAAGTGAAAAAAAAAGGCTGGATATTCACAGGAATGCCTGTCTAGCAAATATGCCACAAAATCCTTTTACTAGTCCATAA
- the purM gene encoding phosphoribosylformylglycinamidine cyclo-ligase gives MDYKTAGVDVTAGRAFVERIKSCVEKTHKSEVIGGLGGFGGCIRIPKGFESPVLVSGTDGVGTKLELAQQYRCHFGVGIDLVAMCVNDVITNGARPLFFLDYIASGTLTPDALAEVIEGIAAGCCQSDCSLLGGETAEMPGFYPSGRYDLAGFCVGIVENHHLIDGTKINCEDQIIGIKSNGVHSNGFSLVRRVLSMANVDENTLYGKDKRNLIESLLEPTAIYVPLVEKLLRENLPIHGMTHITGGGLPENLPRIFPSGLSPHIDITTWEITEIFNWLQNAGDIPEIDLWNTFNMGIGFCLIVPKNEVNSALEICMKNDFEAWNIGQVVESKNNSKHIDILGIPS, from the coding sequence ATGGATTACAAAACTGCGGGAGTTGATGTTACTGCTGGAAGAGCCTTTGTGGAAAGAATTAAATCATGCGTTGAAAAAACTCATAAAAGTGAGGTCATAGGAGGTTTAGGAGGTTTTGGAGGATGTATAAGAATTCCAAAAGGCTTTGAAAGCCCAGTCTTGGTCTCTGGGACAGATGGTGTTGGTACAAAATTAGAATTAGCTCAGCAATATCGTTGTCATTTTGGAGTCGGAATAGACTTAGTTGCAATGTGTGTGAATGATGTAATAACTAATGGGGCTCGACCTTTATTTTTTCTTGATTACATAGCAAGCGGAACTTTGACTCCTGATGCTTTAGCTGAAGTGATAGAGGGCATTGCAGCAGGCTGTTGTCAATCGGATTGTTCTCTCTTAGGTGGCGAGACAGCTGAAATGCCAGGTTTTTATCCCAGTGGGAGATATGACCTTGCAGGCTTTTGTGTTGGGATCGTTGAAAATCATCACTTAATAGACGGCACCAAAATTAATTGTGAAGATCAGATCATTGGGATTAAAAGTAACGGTGTTCATAGCAATGGTTTTAGTCTTGTTCGCAGAGTTCTTTCTATGGCGAATGTGGATGAAAATACTCTATATGGGAAAGATAAAAGGAACTTGATCGAATCTTTGCTGGAACCAACAGCAATTTATGTTCCACTCGTTGAGAAATTGTTGAGAGAAAATTTACCAATTCATGGAATGACCCATATTACAGGTGGGGGTTTGCCAGAGAATCTTCCAAGAATTTTCCCTTCTGGATTGTCACCACATATAGATATAACTACCTGGGAAATAACTGAAATCTTTAATTGGTTACAAAATGCTGGAGATATTCCTGAAATTGATCTTTGGAATACTTTTAATATGGGTATAGGTTTTTGTCTAATTGTTCCTAAAAATGAAGTGAATTCTGCTTTAGAAATATGTATGAAAAATGATTTTGAGGCTTGGAATATAGGGCAAGTTGTTGAAAGTAAGAATAATTCAAAGCATATTGATATTTTAGGAATACCTAGCTGA